From one Solanum stenotomum isolate F172 chromosome 12, ASM1918654v1, whole genome shotgun sequence genomic stretch:
- the LOC125848836 gene encoding pentatricopeptide repeat-containing protein At5g46100, which translates to MGSKIPIKWPREVTGAFVEQLIRAEKDVQKAVLIFDAATAEYSNGFRHDRSTFGLIISRLLSANHFNLAEEMLVRMKGESCMITEDIFLSVYRAYGRVHKPLEVIRIFQKMKEYDCEPTQKSYITVFSVLVEENRLKTAFRFYRHMRGVGIPPCVASLNILIKALCKNSGTMDSAFRIFHEMPKRGFTPDSYTYGTLINGLCKLGKATEAKELLMEMEANGCSPTVVTYTCLIRGFCQSNNLDEAMTLLEDMRSQGIEPNVFTYSSLMDGLCKGGRSSEAMELLQIMIHEHKVPNMITYSTLIHGLCGEGKTGEALEIFDRMKLQGCKPDAGLYWKVINGFCENNKFHEAANYLDEMILSGISPNRLTWSLHVKIHNAVVRGLCAVNDPKRAFQLYLSMRTRAISVEAKSFETLVNHFCKKGDVHKAARIVEEMLTDGCIPDEQSWAVVVGGFWDRRKVREAADSIQADLMCKQMNFET; encoded by the coding sequence ATGGGTAGCAAGATACCAATCAAATGGCCAAGAGAAGTCACAGGGGCTTTTGTTGAACAGTTGATTCGAGCAGAAAAAGATGTACAAAAAGCAGTTCTTATATTTGATGCAGCAACAGCAGAGTACTCTAATGGCTTTCGGCACGATCGTAGCACATTTGGTCTTATCATCTCGAGATTGCTTTCCgcaaatcattttaatttagcAGAGGAAATGCTTGTCAGAATGAAGGGTGAGAGCTGTATGATTACTGAGGATATATTCCTCTCAGTCTATCGAGCCTATGGGAGGGTTCACAAGCCACTTGAGGTGATCAGGATTTTCCAAAAGATGAAGGAGTATGATTGTGAGCCAACCCAGAAATCGTATATTACAGTGTTCTCTGTACTTGTTGAGGAAAACCGGTTAAAAACTGCTTTTAGGTTTTATCGTCACATGAGGGGGGTGGGCATTCCACCTTGTGTTGCTTCGcttaatattttgattaaagCTCTCTGCAAGAACAGTGGAACAATGGATTCTGCTTTTCGTATTTTTCATGAGATGCCCAAGCGCGGATTTACACCGGATTCCTATACGTATGGGACTCTCATTAATGGGCTTTGCAAATTGGGGAAGGCCACTGAAGCAAAAGAACTTCTGATGGAGATGGAAGCAAATGGTTGCTCGCCTACTGTAGTGACCTATACTTGTTTGATTCGTGGCTTTTGCCAGTCAAATAACTTGGATGAAGCCATGACATTACTTGAGGACATGAGAAGCCAAGGTATTGAGCCCAATGTGTTCACTTATAGTTCTTTGATGGACGGTCTTTGTAAGGGTGGACGTTCCTCTGAAGCAATGGAGCTATTACAGATAATGATTCATGAACATAAGGTTCCCAATATGATAACTTACAGTACCTTAATTCACGGACTTTGTGGAGAAGGTAAAACTGGAGAAGCCTTGGAGATTTTCGACAGAATGAAACTTCAGGGATGTAAACCTGATGCTGGGTTATACTGGAAAGTCATCAATGGCTTTTGTGAGAATAACAAGTTTCATGAAGCAGCCAACTATCTTGATGAAATGATTCTTAGTGGAATATCTCCAAACCGGTTAACTTGGAGCTTGCATGTGAAGATCCATAATGCAGTAGTCCGAGGCCTGTGTGCTGTGAATGATCCAAAGCGAGCTTTTCAATTATATCTAAGCATGCGCACCAGAGCCATCTCAGTTGAAGCTAAATCTTTTGAGACTTTAGTCAACCATTTCTGCAAGAAAGGAGATGTGCACAAGGCTGCTCGTATTGTCGAGGAAATGTTGACTGATGGATGCATTCCAGATGAACAATCATGGGCTGTTGTGGTGGGTGGATTTTGGGATAGAAGGAAAGTAAGGGAAGCAGCTGATTCGATACAGGCTGACCTAATGTGTAAACAGATGAATTTTGAGACTTGA
- the LOC125848837 gene encoding protein DMP6-like, translating into MEIKVENEIPRNLDEEKAPLLENSELPEMEKNLIQQAISQTFKSTAHLANLLPTGSVLAFQFLSPIFTNQGQCDVVGRSLTAALVALCGLSCFLLSFTDSFKDQKGNVCYGFATTRGLWIIDGSATLPLEVAAKYKLKFIDFMHAIMSILVFAAVALFDQNVVSCFYPTPSYETQELLTALPVAIGVICSMLFVVFPTQRHGIGFPLTC; encoded by the coding sequence ATGGAGATTAAGGTAGAAAATGAGATACCCCGGAATCTTGATGAAGAGAAAGCTCCCCTGCTTGAAAACTCAGAACTGCCTGAAATGGAGAAAAACCTGATACAACAAGCAATAAGCCAGACATTTAAAAGCACTGCCCATCTTGCCAATCTTCTGCCTACTGGATCTGTTCttgcttttcaatttttatcacCCATATTCACAAACCAAGGACAGTGTGATGTGGTTGGTCGATCCTTGACTGCTGCTCTTGTAGCACTTTGTGGACTGTCATGTTTCCTATTGAGCTTCACAGATAGTTTCAAGGATCAGAAAGGAAATGTTTGCTATGGGTTTGCCACAACACGCGGCTTGTGGATAATAGATGGATCAGCAACTCTCCCATTGGAAGTCGCAGCAAAGTACAAGCTGAAATTTATAGATTTCATGCATGCCATCATGTCAATATTGGTTTTTGCAGCTGTTGCGTTGTTTGATCAGAATGTGGTAAGTTGTTTCTACCCGACACCTTCATATGAAACACAGGAACTGCTTACAGCTCTGCCAGTTGCAATTGGGGTCATCTGCAGTATGTTGTTTGTGGTGTTTCCTACGCAACGTCATGGTATTGGCTTCCCCCTCACTTGCTAA